The following nucleotide sequence is from Candidatus Eisenbacteria bacterium.
CATCAGGAAGCGGCGGCATGATCAAGACACCCGAGTCCACCTTAGCTCAGCCGCCTGACTGTCCAAGGAATAGGGGCCACTTCTGTTTGGATGGATACCGTTGTCAGTACATTTAGCGTGGTCGACAGGAAGGTCTATGCCGTACAAACCGCGTCACGAGTAATCGAACGCTGCCTACTCATGACCACCGATCCCGGCGACCTCGTCCTCGACCCTACATGCGGCGGGGGCACCACCGCCTATGTCGCCGAGCAGTGGGGGCGCCGCTGGATCACCATCGACACGAGCCGTGTCGCCGTCGCGATCGCCCGCCAGCGCATCCTGACCGCCAAGTACGATCAATACCGTTTGCGGGACGAATCGCGTGGCCCGTCGAGCGGCTTCTTCTACAAGACCGTCCCCCACATCACACTGAAGAGCATCGCCCAGAACCAGAACCTCGATCCCATCTTCGAAAAGCACGAGCCGATCCTGAAAGCCGCCCTCGACAAGTGCAACAAAGCGCTCGCCGGCGTCTCGGACGAAATCCGCGAGAAGTGCCGGGCCAAGCTCCTCCAGAAAGAGAAAAAAGAGAAGAAGCGCTCCATCACCGACGCCGACCGGCGGCGCTGGCTCCTCCCGCCGGAGAACCGCGATATCAAGGCGAAGATGACCGTCCCCGTCGATTTCCCCGGCTGGTACGACTGGGAGGTCCCCTTCGACGTCGATCCGGATTGGCCGAAGGATCTACAAGACGCGGTGACCGATTACCGGAAGGCGTGGCGCGAGAAGATGGACGAGGTGAACGCGTGCATCGCCGCGAACGCCGACCAGGAGGAACTGGTCGACAAGCCGGAGGTCGAGAAGGGGGTGGTCCGCGTCTCCGGTCCCTTCACCGTCGAAGGGGTCCGCCCCGGGGAACTCTCCCTCGGCGAAAGCGGCCTCTTCGGCGGCGCGCCGGAATCGTACGGTGACGACGGAGAGGGGGAGGACGTGCGGGACGACGCGCGGAATCTCCACGCCTACCTCACGCGGATGACCGCCCTTCTCCGGAAGGACGGCGTCACCTTCCCCGGCAACCGCTTCTCCCGCTTCGCGCGCCTCGACGCGCTCTACGAGGAGAAGAGCGGGACGACGGTCCACGCCGAGGGGATCTGGGAGGGGACGGACGAGGAGCGCCCCAACAACGTGGCGGTCGGATTCGGTCCTCCGCACGGGCCGGTGACCGCCGAGCAGGTGGAGGATCTGATCCGCGCGAGCCGGCGCTACGACGAGCTGGTGGTCGCCGGGTTCAGCTTCGACTCCGAAGCGTCGGCGGTGATCCAGGAGTCGGCCAATCCCCGGCTCAAGATCCACATGGCCCACATCCGGCCGGACGTCGGCCCCGGCATGGAAGGGCTCCTCAAGGAGACGCCGGACAGCCAGCTCTTCACCGTCTTCGGACGGCCGGAGATCCGCGTGAAGAAGAAGAAAGAGGAGCATGTGGTCGAGCTGGTCGGCGTGGACATCTACGATCCCCTTAAGGGGGAGATCCGCTCCTCCAAGGCGGAGAAGGTGGCCGCCTGGTTCCTGGACGCCGACTACGACGGGCGCTGCTTCTGCGTCACCCAGGCCTTCTTCCCGGACAGGGACGCCTGGGGGAAGATCGCCAAGGCGCTCGGCTCCCAGGCCGATCCGGAGGCGTTCGAGGCGTTTCAGGGGACCGTCTCCCTCCCCTTCAAACCGGGAAAACACAAGAGGATTGCCGTCAAGGTGATCGATCCCCGGGGGAACGAGGTGATGACCTTCGCCCATTTGGACGGGGAATGATTTTTGAGTGGAAATACCACGCAATTGCGTGGTAAAAGCACGCATTATGAGTCTACTCGGCGAACTGGTGGGGTCGAAGATACGGGCGGAGGTGTTCCGGCTCCTCTTCGCGGGGCCGGAGACGGAGATCCACGTCCGCGAGATCGAGAGAAGGACCGGCTTCAACGACCGGGCGATCCGGGAGGAACTCCGGAAGCTGGCGCGCCTGGACCTTCTGATCGCGAGGCGGGACGGAAACCGCCTCTATTACTCCGCCAACCGGAGCCACCCGCTCTTCCCGGAGATCCGGAGCCTGGCGCTGAAGACGGCGGGGCTCGCGGACCATCTCCGGGAGGCGCTTTCGGGGGAGGAGATCCGCGTCGCCTTCGTGTTCGGGTCGGTGGCGAAGGGAGAGGAGAAGGGCGGGAGCGACGTGGACCTTCTCGTCGTCGGAAAGGCGGGGCTTCGGAAGATCGCGGGGGCGCTCCGGGGTGCGACCGAGGCGATTGGGCGGGAGGTGAATCCGGTGGTGATGACGCCGGAGGAGTTCCGGCGGCGGCGGAAGGAAAAGGACCACTTCCTCGCCGGCGTTCTTCGGGGACCGAAGGTCTTCGTCCTGGGGAACGAGGATGACCTTAGAGGATTGGCGCCGTAACGGGTGGCTGCAAACGCATCGGACGAGCCGTGAGGAGGTCCGCGGTCTCCTCGGCATCGTGCGGCGCGATTTGGAAGACGCCGGAGGGGCGATCTCGCCGGAC
It contains:
- a CDS encoding nucleotidyltransferase domain-containing protein; translation: MSLLGELVGSKIRAEVFRLLFAGPETEIHVREIERRTGFNDRAIREELRKLARLDLLIARRDGNRLYYSANRSHPLFPEIRSLALKTAGLADHLREALSGEEIRVAFVFGSVAKGEEKGGSDVDLLVVGKAGLRKIAGALRGATEAIGREVNPVVMTPEEFRRRRKEKDHFLAGVLRGPKVFVLGNEDDLRGLAP